The Streptomyces sp. NBC_01775 genome includes a region encoding these proteins:
- the argJ gene encoding bifunctional glutamate N-acetyltransferase/amino-acid acetyltransferase ArgJ, with protein sequence MSVTAAKGFTAAGIAAGIKDSGGADLALVVNEGPSRAAAGVFTSNRVKAAPVLWSEQVLKGGSVSAVVLNSGGANACTGAPGFQDTHATAEKAAEVLGGGHSAGEIAVASTGLIGLRLPMDKLLPGIGTAAAALSPHGGEKAALAIKTTDTVHKTAVVESPAGWTVGGMAKGAGMLAPGLATMLVVLTTDADLAAAELDAALRAASRTTFDRIDSDGCMSTNDTVLLLASGASEVRPEQAEFAEAVRAVCDDLGQQLIRDAEGASKDIRIDVVGAASEEEAVLVGRTIARNNLLKCAVHGEDPNWGRVLSAIGTTDAVFEPDKLNVAINGVQVCKGGSVGEDRDKVDMRYREVRITADLAAGNAAATIWTNDLTADYVHENSAYSS encoded by the coding sequence GTGAGCGTCACAGCGGCCAAGGGGTTCACGGCGGCCGGGATCGCCGCGGGCATCAAGGACAGCGGGGGAGCGGACCTGGCGCTCGTCGTCAACGAGGGACCCAGCCGGGCCGCGGCGGGTGTCTTTACCTCGAACCGCGTCAAGGCGGCCCCGGTCCTGTGGTCCGAGCAGGTACTCAAGGGCGGCAGCGTCTCCGCCGTCGTGCTCAACTCCGGCGGCGCCAACGCCTGTACGGGTGCGCCCGGCTTCCAGGACACCCACGCGACGGCCGAGAAGGCCGCCGAGGTCCTCGGCGGCGGGCACAGCGCGGGCGAGATCGCCGTGGCCTCCACCGGACTGATCGGGCTGCGGCTGCCGATGGACAAGCTGCTGCCAGGGATCGGGACGGCAGCGGCAGCGCTCTCCCCACACGGTGGCGAGAAGGCCGCCCTGGCGATCAAGACCACCGACACCGTCCACAAGACCGCCGTCGTGGAGAGCCCGGCCGGCTGGACCGTCGGCGGCATGGCCAAGGGCGCCGGTATGCTCGCGCCGGGGCTGGCCACCATGCTCGTCGTCCTCACCACCGACGCCGACCTGGCCGCGGCTGAGCTGGACGCCGCGCTGCGTGCCGCGAGCCGCACCACCTTCGACCGGATCGACTCCGACGGCTGCATGTCCACCAACGACACCGTGCTGCTCCTGGCCTCCGGCGCGAGCGAAGTGCGCCCGGAGCAGGCCGAGTTCGCGGAGGCCGTGCGCGCCGTGTGCGACGACCTGGGGCAGCAGCTCATCAGGGACGCCGAGGGAGCCTCCAAGGACATCCGGATCGACGTCGTGGGCGCCGCCAGCGAGGAGGAGGCCGTGCTGGTCGGCCGCACGATCGCCCGCAACAACCTCCTCAAGTGCGCCGTGCACGGCGAGGACCCCAACTGGGGCCGGGTGCTCTCCGCGATCGGCACCACGGACGCCGTCTTCGAGCCCGACAAGCTGAACGTCGCCATCAACGGCGTCCAGGTCTGCAAGGGCGGCTCCGTCGGCGAGGACCGCGACAAGGTCGACATGCGCTACCGCGAGGTCCGCATCACGGCGGACCTCGCGGCGGGGAATGCCGCAGCGACGATCTGGACCAACGACCTGACCGCCGACTACGTCCACGAGAACAGCGCCTACTCCTCATGA
- the argB gene encoding acetylglutamate kinase yields the protein MSSQQPSTRKHTALPKARTLIEALPWLTRHHGKTVVIKFGGNAMVDEELKAAFAQDVVFLRHAGLRPVVVHGGGPQISAQLDRLGLESEFRAGLRVTTPETMDVVRMVLAGQVQRELVNLLNQHGPLAVGMTGEDAHIMAATQHYADVDGERVDIGRVGDIHAVDTGAIEALLDDGRIPVISSIARSADGAEGETGVYNVNADTAAAALAAALDAETLMVLTDVEGLYEDWPNSDEVISRLTAGELEKLLPDLASGMVPKMEGCLHAVRNGVHTARVLDGRVPHSILLEIFTDEGIGTMVVPDPVPDPRKAEGPE from the coding sequence ATGAGCAGCCAACAGCCCAGCACCCGCAAGCACACCGCGCTCCCCAAGGCCCGCACGCTCATCGAGGCGCTGCCCTGGCTCACCCGGCACCACGGCAAGACCGTCGTCATCAAGTTCGGCGGAAACGCGATGGTCGACGAGGAGCTGAAGGCCGCCTTCGCGCAGGACGTCGTCTTCCTGCGGCACGCCGGCCTGCGCCCCGTCGTCGTGCACGGCGGCGGACCGCAGATCAGCGCGCAGCTGGATCGGCTGGGGCTGGAGTCGGAGTTCCGCGCCGGGCTGCGGGTGACCACCCCCGAGACCATGGACGTCGTCCGCATGGTGCTGGCCGGGCAGGTCCAGCGCGAGCTGGTCAACCTCCTCAATCAGCACGGCCCGCTCGCCGTCGGCATGACCGGCGAGGACGCGCACATCATGGCCGCCACCCAGCACTACGCCGACGTGGACGGCGAGCGCGTCGACATCGGCCGGGTCGGGGACATCCACGCCGTGGACACCGGGGCGATCGAGGCGCTGCTGGACGACGGCCGGATCCCGGTCATCTCCTCCATCGCGCGCAGCGCCGACGGTGCCGAAGGCGAGACCGGCGTCTACAACGTCAACGCGGACACGGCCGCCGCCGCGCTCGCCGCGGCGCTCGACGCCGAGACGCTGATGGTGCTGACCGACGTCGAGGGCCTGTACGAGGACTGGCCGAACAGCGACGAGGTCATCAGCCGGCTGACGGCGGGCGAGCTGGAGAAGCTGCTGCCCGACCTGGCCAGCGGCATGGTCCCCAAGATGGAGGGCTGCCTGCACGCCGTACGCAACGGCGTGCACACCGCGCGCGTGCTGGACGGCCGCGTGCCCCACTCCATCCTGCTGGAGATCTTCACCGATGAAGGCATCGGGACGATGGTCGTGCCCGACCCTGTCCCCGACCCCCGGAAGGCGGAGGGCCCCGAATGA
- a CDS encoding acetylornithine transaminase has translation MSLTHDNSSLTGRWQGALMDNYGTPRIPLTHGEGTRLWDAEGKQYTDFVGGIAVNALGTAHPAVVRAVSDQVATLGHVSNLFIAEPPVALAEQLLELAGRPGRVYFANSGAEAVEAVFKIGRRTGRPHMVATEGGFHGRTMGALALTGQPGKQYPFLPLPGEVTHIPYGDVEALRAAVTEETAFVLLEPIQGESGVIVPPEGYLAAAREITSATGTLLVVDEIQTGIGRTGHWFACQAQGVEPDVITLAKGLGGGLPLGATLAFGPAAELLTPGQHGSTFGGNPVACAAGLAVLETIAADGLLDHVKRVGAQLREGILGLGHPMVGQVRGAGLLLGIVLTEPVAPHAQQTAQDAGFLVNAVAPDVLRLAPPLILGEEEAAALVQALPAVLDAAAGRQR, from the coding sequence ATGAGCCTCACCCACGACAACTCCTCCCTCACCGGCCGGTGGCAGGGCGCCTTGATGGACAACTACGGCACCCCGCGCATCCCCCTCACCCACGGTGAGGGCACCCGGCTGTGGGACGCCGAGGGCAAGCAGTACACCGACTTCGTGGGCGGCATCGCCGTCAACGCGCTCGGCACGGCGCACCCCGCCGTCGTCCGCGCCGTCTCCGACCAGGTCGCCACCCTCGGCCATGTCTCCAACCTGTTCATCGCCGAGCCGCCCGTCGCGCTGGCCGAGCAGCTGCTGGAGCTGGCCGGGCGGCCGGGCAGGGTCTACTTCGCCAACTCCGGCGCCGAGGCCGTCGAGGCCGTCTTCAAGATCGGCCGGCGCACCGGACGTCCCCACATGGTCGCCACCGAGGGCGGCTTCCACGGGCGCACCATGGGCGCCCTCGCGCTGACCGGACAGCCGGGCAAGCAGTACCCGTTCCTGCCGCTCCCCGGCGAGGTCACCCACATCCCCTACGGCGACGTGGAGGCCCTGCGTGCCGCCGTCACCGAGGAGACGGCGTTCGTCCTGCTGGAGCCGATCCAGGGGGAGAGCGGTGTCATCGTCCCGCCCGAGGGCTACCTCGCGGCGGCCCGTGAGATCACCTCCGCCACCGGCACCCTGCTCGTCGTGGACGAGATCCAGACGGGTATCGGCAGGACGGGCCACTGGTTCGCCTGCCAGGCCCAGGGCGTCGAGCCGGATGTCATCACGCTCGCCAAGGGCCTGGGCGGCGGGCTGCCGCTGGGTGCCACTCTTGCCTTCGGCCCGGCCGCCGAGCTGCTGACCCCCGGTCAGCACGGCTCCACCTTCGGCGGCAACCCGGTCGCCTGCGCGGCGGGGCTGGCCGTCCTGGAGACGATCGCGGCCGACGGGCTGCTCGACCACGTCAAGCGCGTCGGCGCCCAGCTGCGCGAGGGGATCCTCGGCCTCGGGCACCCGATGGTCGGTCAGGTCCGTGGCGCGGGACTGCTGCTGGGTATCGTGCTCACCGAGCCGGTGGCGCCGCACGCGCAGCAGACGGCTCAGGACGCGGGATTCCTGGTGAACGCTGTCGCTCCGGACGTGCTACGGCTCGCCCCGCCGCTCATCCTCGGCGAGGAGGAGGCGGCAGCGCTCGTCCAGGCGCTGCCCGCTGTCCTCGACGCGGCAGCGGGAAGACAGCGATGA
- a CDS encoding arginine repressor — MTEEQHNGQAVPQTRMARHRRIVDILSRQPVRSQSQLAKLLADDGLTVTQATLSRDLDELGAVKIRNTGGELIYAVPAEGGDPTPKAPLGESASEARMARLAGELLISAEASANLVVLRTPPGAAQFLASAIDQAGVHEIIGTIAGDDTLLLISRAPDGGQALADHLLGLAQKER, encoded by the coding sequence ATGACCGAGGAGCAGCACAACGGGCAGGCCGTTCCGCAGACCAGGATGGCCAGACACCGCCGGATCGTCGACATCCTGAGCAGGCAGCCGGTCCGCTCCCAGAGCCAGCTCGCCAAGCTCCTGGCCGACGACGGGCTCACGGTCACCCAGGCGACCCTCTCGCGCGACCTCGACGAGCTGGGCGCGGTCAAGATCCGCAACACCGGGGGCGAGCTGATCTACGCGGTCCCCGCCGAGGGCGGGGACCCCACCCCCAAGGCGCCCCTGGGCGAGTCGGCCAGCGAGGCCCGCATGGCCCGGCTCGCGGGTGAACTCCTCATCTCCGCCGAGGCGTCGGCCAACCTCGTCGTGCTGCGTACCCCGCCGGGCGCCGCCCAGTTCCTGGCCTCCGCCATCGACCAGGCGGGCGTCCACGAGATCATCGGCACCATCGCGGGCGACGACACGCTCCTGCTCATCAGCCGGGCCCCCGACGGCGGCCAGGCCCTCGCCGACCACCTGCTGGGCCTCGCGCAGAAGGAGCGCTGA
- a CDS encoding PQQ-dependent sugar dehydrogenase, whose product MKVRTGSAILGTFALLATLTLSTASAQEPSGTPGPSASSERAAPRQADVALTKVTGDAEMPTAAAAGPGKTLWIAERPGRIRVLDKQGLGAPVLDISDETTIDGERGLLGLAFDPAFEHLYIAFTDLEGTSTIDEFAVKDGKLQPDTRRTVLTQEQPYSNHNGGDLAFGPDGLLYIGFGDGGSGGDPHGNGQNLGTLLGKMLRIDPRGGTAEKPYTIPEDNPFVGQSGARGEIWSYGLRNPWRFSFDAASGDLLIGDVGQSLREEIDRASADSKGGENYGWSSMEGSLPYGDNTEEPANHVRPVFEYDHDPQRCSVTGGYVYRGEAIPDLRGKYLFSDYCEGAIRALTMENGTVTDETDLGVDGGEVVSFAQDSDREVYVLALDGSVYRLDPAA is encoded by the coding sequence GTGAAAGTTCGCACAGGCTCGGCCATCCTCGGCACCTTCGCCCTGCTCGCCACGCTGACGTTATCCACGGCCTCGGCCCAGGAGCCCTCGGGGACCCCGGGGCCGTCGGCGTCCTCGGAAAGAGCCGCACCCCGGCAGGCCGACGTCGCGCTGACGAAGGTGACCGGCGACGCCGAGATGCCGACCGCCGCGGCGGCAGGCCCCGGCAAGACGCTCTGGATCGCCGAACGGCCCGGCAGGATACGGGTCCTGGACAAGCAGGGACTGGGCGCGCCCGTCCTCGACATCTCCGACGAGACCACCATCGACGGCGAGCGCGGGCTCCTCGGCCTCGCGTTCGACCCCGCCTTCGAGCACCTCTACATCGCGTTCACCGACCTCGAAGGCACCAGCACCATCGACGAGTTCGCCGTCAAGGACGGCAAGCTCCAGCCCGACACCCGCCGTACCGTCCTCACCCAGGAACAGCCCTACTCCAACCACAACGGCGGCGACCTCGCCTTCGGCCCCGACGGCCTGCTCTACATCGGCTTCGGCGACGGCGGCAGCGGCGGCGACCCGCACGGCAACGGGCAAAACCTCGGCACGCTCCTGGGCAAGATGCTGCGCATCGACCCACGCGGTGGCACCGCCGAGAAGCCGTACACCATCCCCGAGGACAACCCCTTCGTGGGCCAGAGCGGCGCGCGCGGCGAGATCTGGTCGTACGGGCTGCGCAACCCCTGGCGGTTCTCCTTCGACGCGGCCAGTGGCGACCTGCTGATCGGTGACGTCGGCCAGAGCCTGCGTGAGGAGATCGACCGGGCCTCGGCCGACAGCAAGGGCGGCGAGAACTACGGCTGGTCCAGCATGGAGGGCTCGCTGCCCTACGGCGACAACACCGAGGAGCCGGCCAACCACGTGCGGCCCGTCTTCGAGTACGACCACGACCCGCAGCGCTGCTCGGTCACCGGCGGATACGTCTACCGGGGCGAGGCGATACCGGATCTGCGCGGAAAGTACCTGTTCAGCGACTACTGCGAGGGCGCCATCCGGGCCCTGACGATGGAGAACGGCACGGTCACCGACGAGACCGACCTGGGGGTCGACGGCGGCGAGGTCGTCTCCTTCGCCCAGGACAGCGACCGCGAGGTGTACGTGCTGGCGCTCGACGGCAGCGTCTACCGCCTGGACCCGGCCGCGTAG